The Periophthalmus magnuspinnatus isolate fPerMag1 chromosome 10, fPerMag1.2.pri, whole genome shotgun sequence genome segment ATGGTGAGCTataagacacagtatttcatcgtgcgtaaaccccaggtgaaagtttatctgaacaaaatgctccaaattcttccaTAAAAGGAGGTTTAAAAGGAGTTTCTGTGCAAACTCCTTTTAAACCGTTTTGTTATTATAGCTTATAAGGGTAAATTGCAATACAGAATGTGGAGCTAACGGAGAATTAGCAAGTCTAGGCTAAGTGCTAGCACGGGAGTTAGCATAAAAAGCTAATCACAGATCTCAATAATCTCATCAAATAACAAACGTCTAAACAGTATGACTTCATATGAGTCATTTTTGTGCTTGGTGGGACTGTAccaaactgaaataaacaaagttAGATGGAGACATTAACTTTGTATTGTCGtggctactactgctgttaaCAGGAAGCAAAAGCCAGAACTCTCACAAACCGTCTCTCTGCGCGTGCTGCCATCAAGTGGTGAAAATCAGAATTAAAAGCGTCAATTTCGCAAAAATCAAACCACcaacattcatttaaaaattacattaaataaaaacaggctGACAGGTAAGTGCAACTTACATATATATTTCAAGTGTATCTTGTTTCATTATGTTAAATCATACAATATTTAATCTGATTGGCTTTTGTGCTGACGTCTCTGATCTGTCAACCCGGAAGCTGTGTCGCGTTTACAGCGCCGCTCTCCGCTCTTCACCAGATTTcacttattttcacatttttctgctGATTTTAAGCCCGTGACTGCCTCAAACTCAAAAGGCAAAGTGCACTTCGATCTGAACCCTCTGTTTCCACAGAATACCGCAAACATGACTGTAAGTTTAAAGTAATAGTTAGTTTACCCGCTGTTGTTACTGTTCAAGCtaacaatacaaatactgcGTTTTACCAGTTTTATAGACAATTATAACTACATTTACTAACGTTACATCCACGGAAAATAACTGGCAATTTTCAGAGTAAATaccataaatatacatttaacaTCTAACGTCAGGAATGTGTAGTTTAGGCGAAATGCTTTTTAGTGTCGTTTTAACTAAGATGATTCTATTTGGTGACACCAGGTATGTGCTATGCTATGCAACATCTCGTACTATATTAAGTACAATTGAAATCAAAATGtacaatgtattattttatgtaatgttaaCCCTGGAAAAGGCAgaatttttaaatatagttaTGCATTCAAAGCTTCCAGTGGATTTCTGTGCAAACtccttttaaaccattttgttATTATAGCTTATaaagatataatgttgtttttctttatgtttatcaTTGTCTTAAACAGAAGCATGAGTTTGAGGTGGCTATGACATGTGAGGGTTGCTCTGGAGCTGTCACGAGAATCCTCAACAAACTCGGAGATGGTAATATGTTTATTACTGTATAAAACTATTTATACTTTTTCAGTGTTACTGTAAAATCTCAATTCAAGTTTGTGCAAAtaccaaatcacaaaggctgcagttttttagacaatagaatgtattGCAACTCTAACCACAATTGCAATACTCAAAAAAATATCTCTCTCATCagatttttcccaaattcttcAGCCCTACATAATGGTAtaactgtcccaatcaaataaatacataactctACATACTGGTAACAACTTCATAAAACTTCAGTTTTTGCAGGAACAGAAGCCTAATCATTGGCCCGTCATGTAGGtgcttttatacatttaaacataaaacagtgaagTCGATATGTAGTTTATCTTATGACTTTTACTGTGCAGTTAGGGAGTGAACACGAGACAAAgatcttttatttcttttggcAATAAAGTGTTTTCACATCTACATTTTGTGTAAACTTTAacagatttttattgttttttgcagAAGTGAAGTTTGAAATTGATTTGCCCAAAAAGCTGGTTTGGATCGAGTCGGAGAAAGACATAGAATTTTgacagaaacattaaaaaaatgtggGAAAGAGGTCAAGTTACAATGGGACCAAGTGAAGGAGCTGCTAACACCaaacaggtgaaagaaaaaagctaaatatccactgatttattttccattttccattttaTAGAATATTTTCTTCTATTGAGGcttaggtgcactatgtaacttttctggtagattaTCTACTCACACAGAGATGGTATTGGTTTTCCGTTGAATGCATATCATTAaacatagcattaaacatagctATCAAGCGTTCTAGTCAATTATAACTATTCTCTTCAAAAATACCATGCAAAACATGCATTTGTCTGGGGACCtatccacagacctgacttgtaacttggcctggtgccatcatgtgcttgtctccatggaaatcgataggttaaataaaataaaaagatcacTGCATGGAACACTTAAAAATTGTACACTGAGTGAAATTCTGGTGTAGGTTTGCCAAAATTTCAAGTGTCAATGGGAATTAACATTAATAAAGAGGAATTTAACTGGGATATAATCTTTCTGAAGGTTGTCTCTTTAGTAGGAGTGAGGAGTAGGGTTGTCTCTTTAGTAGGAGTGAGGAGTAGGGTTGTCTCTTTAGTAGGAGTGAGGAGTAGGGTTGTCTCTTTAGTAGGAGTGATGTACAGATGTACAGCATAAAAAATCTTAACTGATGCAAATTAATGtaaatatctgtatttttacaacCACAGTCG includes the following:
- the LOC117377313 gene encoding copper transport protein ATOX1-like codes for the protein MTKHEFEVAMTCEGCSGAVTRILNKLGDEVKFEIDLPKKLVWIESEKDIEF